The following coding sequences lie in one Corticium candelabrum chromosome 10, ooCorCand1.1, whole genome shotgun sequence genomic window:
- the LOC134185607 gene encoding 5'-AMP-activated protein kinase catalytic subunit alpha-2-like isoform X1, protein MAAQRIGHYILGKTLGVGTFGKVKIAEHRLTRHKVAVKILNKQKIRALDVVGKIRREIQNMKLFRHPHIIKLYQVISTPTDIFMVMEYVSGGELFEYIIKHGKLSEEKARRFFQQIISGVSYCHRHMVVHRDLKPENLLLDAEANVKIADFGLSNMMTDGEFLRTSCGSPNYAAPEVISGKLYAGPEVDVWSCGVILYALVCGSLPFDDENVQMLFRKIKGGIFSLPIHLSLELSDLLNRMLQVDPVKRITIAQIRDHSWFTFDLPDYLFPPPGIVDVNAIDDNVVGEICTMFQVTESDVKTALKTDDAHDQLRIAYHLIMDNRRMISLEHRMSLRRDMIMPSSPMVCASSPLPFSAESSSMLSTSPTKVTGTPGRTQVKPLPPGASGSGLPLIVNRESKKSRWHLGIRSQSPPQDIMAEIFRAMKALDFEWKIVSPYSVRCRQQNKVTGHYVKMALQLYKLSAHSYLLDFKNLVPNSQSALEAVSSNPDPVPDSDPIMPDPSPATSHGSSSSDLAAQQQDVEDKESEMETTPLLDQGDMPTFIRKQSKEVKYHRDRHYNMEFFEMCSALIIILAQ, encoded by the exons ATGGCCGCGCAAAGAATTGGACATTACATACTTGGAAAAACTCTGGGAGTTGGCACATTTGGAAAAGTTAAAA TTGCTGAACATCGTCTCACACGACATAAAGTAGCAGTAAAGATTCTCAACAAACAGAAGATACGAGCGCTTGATGTTGTAGGAAAGATAAGGAGAGAAATTCAGAACATGAAATTGTTTCGTCATCCTCACATCATCAAACT GTATCAAGTTATTAGCACTCCTACAGATATTTTCATGGTAATGGAATATGTTTCTGGTGGAGAATTGTTTGAGTACATTATCAAACATGGCAAG CTCAGTGAAGAAAAAGCAAGGCGTTTCTTTCAGCAGATTATATCTGGTGTGAGTTACTGTCATAGACATATGGTTGTTCACAG AGACTTAAAACCCGAGAACTTACTGCTGGATGCTGAAGCCAATGTCAAGATTGCTGACTTTG GTTTATCTAACATGATGACTGATGGAGAGTTTTTGAGAACAAGCTGTGGGTCTCCGAACTATGCTGCTCCTGAAGTTATTTCTGGAAA ACTGTATGCTGGCCCTGAAGTAGATGTGTGGAGCTGTGGAGTTATTCTTTACGCTCTTGTTTGTGGATCG TTACCTTTTGATGATGAGAATGTACAAATGCTCTTTCGTAAAATCAAAGGAGGCATTTTCAGCTTACCAATTCATTTGTCACTTGAGTTGTCGGATCTGCTGAATAGGATGTTGCAAGTTGATCCAGTGAAGCGCATTACCATTGCTCAAATAAG GGATCATTCATGGTTTACTTTTGACTTGCCAGACTACCTCTTTCCACCTCCAGGCATTGTTGATGTAAATGCTATTGATGACAATGTAGTTGGAGAAATTTGCACT ATGTTTCAGGTGACAGAGAGTGATGTGAAAACAGCGTTGAAGACTGATGATGCTCATGACCAGCTGAGAATTGCTTATCATCTTATCATGGATAACAGAAGAATGATTTCTCTTG AGCATCGGATGTCATTAAGACGAGATATGATTATGCCTTCATCTCCTATGGTCTGTGCCAGTTCACCTTTGCCATTTTcagct GAGTCATCATCTATGCTAAGCACTTCTCCAACCAAAGTGACTGGAACTCCAG GACGAACTCAAGTAAAACCTCTACCACCAGGAGCCAGTGGATCTGGTCTTCCATTAATAGTCAATAGAGAAAGCAAGAAGTCAAGATGGCATTTGG GAATTCGATCTCAAAGCCCACCTCAAGACATCATGGCTGAAATATTTCGTGCAATGAAGGCTTTGGACTTT GAATGGAAGATAGTGTCTCCTTATTCTGTTCGGTGTCGACAACAGAACAAAGTAACAGGGCACTAT GTAAAAATGGCTCTTCAGTTGTACAAATTAAGTGCACACAGTTACTTGCTGGACTTCAAGAACTTGGTGCCAAACTCACAGTCAGCTTTAGAGGCAGTCTCTTCTAATCCTGATCCAGTGCCAGATAGTGACCCAATAATGCCTGATCCAAGCCCTGCAACAAGTCATGGGTCATCCTCTAGTGACTTGGCAGCCCAACAGCAGGatgttgaagacaaagaaagtgAAATGGAGACAACACCCTTGCTTGACCAAGGAGACATGCCGACTTTTATAAGAAAGCAGTCTAAAGAAGTAAAGTATCATCGAGATCGACACTATAACATGGAATTCTTTGAAATGTGTTCAGCTCTCATTATAATATTGGCTCAGTGA
- the LOC134185607 gene encoding 5'-AMP-activated protein kinase catalytic subunit alpha-2-like isoform X2 codes for MAAQRIGHYILGKTLGVGTFGKVKIAEHRLTRHKVAVKILNKQKIRALDVVGKIRREIQNMKLFRHPHIIKLYQVISTPTDIFMVMEYVSGGELFEYIIKHGKLSEEKARRFFQQIISGVSYCHRHMVVHRDLKPENLLLDAEANVKIADFGLSNMMTDGEFLRTSCGSPNYAAPEVISGKLYAGPEVDVWSCGVILYALVCGSLPFDDENVQMLFRKIKGGIFSLPIHLSLELSDLLNRMLQVDPVKRITIAQIRDHSWFTFDLPDYLFPPPGIVDVNAIDDNVVGEICTMFQVTESDVKTALKTDDAHDQLRIAYHLIMDNRRMISLEHRMSLRRDMIMPSSPMESSSMLSTSPTKVTGTPGRTQVKPLPPGASGSGLPLIVNRESKKSRWHLGIRSQSPPQDIMAEIFRAMKALDFEWKIVSPYSVRCRQQNKVTGHYVKMALQLYKLSAHSYLLDFKNLVPNSQSALEAVSSNPDPVPDSDPIMPDPSPATSHGSSSSDLAAQQQDVEDKESEMETTPLLDQGDMPTFIRKQSKEVKYHRDRHYNMEFFEMCSALIIILAQ; via the exons ATGGCCGCGCAAAGAATTGGACATTACATACTTGGAAAAACTCTGGGAGTTGGCACATTTGGAAAAGTTAAAA TTGCTGAACATCGTCTCACACGACATAAAGTAGCAGTAAAGATTCTCAACAAACAGAAGATACGAGCGCTTGATGTTGTAGGAAAGATAAGGAGAGAAATTCAGAACATGAAATTGTTTCGTCATCCTCACATCATCAAACT GTATCAAGTTATTAGCACTCCTACAGATATTTTCATGGTAATGGAATATGTTTCTGGTGGAGAATTGTTTGAGTACATTATCAAACATGGCAAG CTCAGTGAAGAAAAAGCAAGGCGTTTCTTTCAGCAGATTATATCTGGTGTGAGTTACTGTCATAGACATATGGTTGTTCACAG AGACTTAAAACCCGAGAACTTACTGCTGGATGCTGAAGCCAATGTCAAGATTGCTGACTTTG GTTTATCTAACATGATGACTGATGGAGAGTTTTTGAGAACAAGCTGTGGGTCTCCGAACTATGCTGCTCCTGAAGTTATTTCTGGAAA ACTGTATGCTGGCCCTGAAGTAGATGTGTGGAGCTGTGGAGTTATTCTTTACGCTCTTGTTTGTGGATCG TTACCTTTTGATGATGAGAATGTACAAATGCTCTTTCGTAAAATCAAAGGAGGCATTTTCAGCTTACCAATTCATTTGTCACTTGAGTTGTCGGATCTGCTGAATAGGATGTTGCAAGTTGATCCAGTGAAGCGCATTACCATTGCTCAAATAAG GGATCATTCATGGTTTACTTTTGACTTGCCAGACTACCTCTTTCCACCTCCAGGCATTGTTGATGTAAATGCTATTGATGACAATGTAGTTGGAGAAATTTGCACT ATGTTTCAGGTGACAGAGAGTGATGTGAAAACAGCGTTGAAGACTGATGATGCTCATGACCAGCTGAGAATTGCTTATCATCTTATCATGGATAACAGAAGAATGATTTCTCTTG AGCATCGGATGTCATTAAGACGAGATATGATTATGCCTTCATCTCCTATG GAGTCATCATCTATGCTAAGCACTTCTCCAACCAAAGTGACTGGAACTCCAG GACGAACTCAAGTAAAACCTCTACCACCAGGAGCCAGTGGATCTGGTCTTCCATTAATAGTCAATAGAGAAAGCAAGAAGTCAAGATGGCATTTGG GAATTCGATCTCAAAGCCCACCTCAAGACATCATGGCTGAAATATTTCGTGCAATGAAGGCTTTGGACTTT GAATGGAAGATAGTGTCTCCTTATTCTGTTCGGTGTCGACAACAGAACAAAGTAACAGGGCACTAT GTAAAAATGGCTCTTCAGTTGTACAAATTAAGTGCACACAGTTACTTGCTGGACTTCAAGAACTTGGTGCCAAACTCACAGTCAGCTTTAGAGGCAGTCTCTTCTAATCCTGATCCAGTGCCAGATAGTGACCCAATAATGCCTGATCCAAGCCCTGCAACAAGTCATGGGTCATCCTCTAGTGACTTGGCAGCCCAACAGCAGGatgttgaagacaaagaaagtgAAATGGAGACAACACCCTTGCTTGACCAAGGAGACATGCCGACTTTTATAAGAAAGCAGTCTAAAGAAGTAAAGTATCATCGAGATCGACACTATAACATGGAATTCTTTGAAATGTGTTCAGCTCTCATTATAATATTGGCTCAGTGA
- the LOC134185608 gene encoding annexin A7-like isoform X1, whose product MAGQPPYYVPSWQQPGQPVPPYGQSTPPGPPTHHSATPMGPYNPQAGNPSQQADMAYPPDMAYPPGMAYPPGMAYPPGMSYPPQQPNTPYPPGPPYQVGVPYPLSSATGPVGHAGTDKKHKHKKHKKEYKDYNDPKKLEKKMKKEAKKKLKGSHKKHSSSSSSSSSSD is encoded by the exons ATGGCCGGTCAACCACCATATTACGTTCCTTCGTGGCAACAGCCAGGACAGCCTGTTCCGCCATACGGTCAGTCAACTCCACCAGGACCTCCGACACATCATTCAGCCACACCTATGGGTCCGTACAATCCACAAGCAGGTAATCCTTCGCAACAAGCAGACATGGCGTACCCACCAGACATGGCATATCCACCAGGCATGGCATATCCACCAGGCATGGCATATCCACCAGGCATGTCATATCCACCGCAACAACCGAACACGCCATACCCACCTGGGCCACCGTACCAAGTAGGTGTGCCATACCCTCTTTCTTCTGCAACTGGACCAGTCGGACACGCTGGCACAGACAAG AAACATAAACATAAGAAGCATAAGAAAGAATACAAAGATTACAATGATCCAAAGAAATTGGAAAAGAAGATGAAG AAAGAAGCTAAGAAAAAGTTGAAGGGTAGTCACAAGAAGCATTCGTCCTccagcagcagtagcagttcatctgattaa
- the LOC134185608 gene encoding proline-rich protein 13-like isoform X2 has translation MAGQPPYYVPSWQQPGQPVPPYGQSTPPGPPTHHSATPMGPYNPQAGMAYPPGMAYPPGMSYPPQQPNTPYPPGPPYQVGVPYPLSSATGPVGHAGTDKKHKHKKHKKEYKDYNDPKKLEKKMKKEAKKKLKGSHKKHSSSSSSSSSSD, from the exons ATGGCCGGTCAACCACCATATTACGTTCCTTCGTGGCAACAGCCAGGACAGCCTGTTCCGCCATACGGTCAGTCAACTCCACCAGGACCTCCGACACATCATTCAGCCACACCTATGGGTCCGTACAATCCACAAGCAG GCATGGCATATCCACCAGGCATGGCATATCCACCAGGCATGTCATATCCACCGCAACAACCGAACACGCCATACCCACCTGGGCCACCGTACCAAGTAGGTGTGCCATACCCTCTTTCTTCTGCAACTGGACCAGTCGGACACGCTGGCACAGACAAG AAACATAAACATAAGAAGCATAAGAAAGAATACAAAGATTACAATGATCCAAAGAAATTGGAAAAGAAGATGAAG AAAGAAGCTAAGAAAAAGTTGAAGGGTAGTCACAAGAAGCATTCGTCCTccagcagcagtagcagttcatctgattaa